The Angustibacter sp. Root456 genome contains the following window.
GGCGACGAGCCCCACCGCGGCGGGGTCGATGTGGTCGCGGGCCACGACCGCGAAGGTGACGGCGGCGACGCTGTTGACGACGAGGGAGAGCACGTTCTTGACCGCGTTCAGCCGCTGCATCGACTCGGGCACCAGCGAGCCGAGCAGGCCCATGAGCAGCACGCCCTGCGCCGCCCCGAAGTAGCCGCCGTACGCGCCGGCCCCGAAGGTGCCACCGAGCAGCAGCGGCTGGTGCAGGCGGTGCGGCCCGGCGTCGGGGTCGGCATGACGCTCGAGGACGCGCGCCTGCAGCCGCGGCTGGAGCACCACGAGCACCAGCGAGATCGCCAGCAGCACCGGCACGATGGCCTGGAACGCCGCCGCGGGAAGCCACAGCAGCAGCAGCGCCCCCGTCACCGACCCCAGCAGCGACATCGGCACCAGGCGCCGGATCAGCGGTCCCTGGCCGATCAGCTCACGCCGGTAGCCCCAGGTGCCCGACAGGCCACCGGGCACCATGCCGATGTTGTTCGAGACGTTGGCGGTGACCGGCGGGAAGCCGAAGGCCAGCAACGTCGGGAACGTGATGAGGCTGCCGGACCCCACGATGGTGTTGATCGTGCCGGCGGCCACACCCGCGGCGAAGATCGCGAGCAGCTCGTACCAGGGCACCGGACGACTCTAGCCGTGCACTTCGGGTCCGAAGTGCACGGGTGGGCCGGCTCAGGGGGTGGGGGGACGAGGCTCCTCGCCAGGCTGGGGACCCGACGCGTCCTCGACGTCGCCGAGCAGGCCGGGGTGTCCCGGAGCGCGGCCGGGCATCGGGCCGGGATGCACGGTGGTCGACGCCGCACCCTCGGCCTCGGCGCTCGCGCCGGCCGACTCGCGGCGCGCCTGGGCCAGTGCCTCGTTGGGGTCCTGCAAGGTGGCCCCACCCAGCAGGTCGTCCTCATGGGGCCCACCCGGCGCGGCTGGCCGCGCGCTGGCCCCCGCGGCACCGTCGTCCGACGGCTGGAAGCGACCGAGGACGCCGCCGATCCCCTTGAGCGCCTCGCCGATCTCGCTGGGGATGATCCACAGCTTGTTGGAGTCGCCCCGCGCGATCTGCGGCAGCATCTGCAGGTACTGGTAGGCGAGCAGCTTCTGGTCGGGGTCACCGCGGTGGATCGCGTCGAAGACCTGCAGGATCGCTCGCGCCTCGCCCTGGGCGTTGAGGATCGCCGCCTGCGCCGTGCCCTCGGCGCGCAGGATGTTCGACTGCTTCTCACCCTCGGCGGTGAGGATCTGGGACTGCTTGACGCCCTCTGCGGTCAGGATCGTCGCGCGCCGGTCACGCTCGGCCCGCATCTGCTGCTCCATGGAGCCCTGGATCGACGCGGGCGGGTCGATCGACTTCAGCTCGACCCGGTTGACGCGAACGCCCCACTTGCCGGTGGCCTCGTCCAGCACGCCGCGCAGCTGGCCGTTGATCTGGTCGCGGCTGGTCAGCGTCTGCTCGAGATCCATCGAGCCGACCACGTTGCGCAAGGTCGTGACGGTGAGCTGCTCGATGCCCTGGATGTAGTTGGCGATCTCGTACACCGCGGCCTTGGGCTCGGTCACCTGGAAGTAGATGACCGTGTCGATGCTCACCACGAGGTTGTCGGAGGTGATGACCGGCTGCGGCGGGAACGACACCACCTGCTCGCGCAGGTCGACGATGGCCCTCGGCTTGTCGACGAACGGGATCAGCAGGTGCAGGCCCGCCTCGAGCGTGCGCGAGTAGCGGCCCAGCCGCTCGATGATGATCGCGGTCGCCTGCGACACCACCCGGATGGTGCGGATGATGACGATGATCGCGAACAGCACCAGCACCGCCAGGACGACGAGCACCGCCGTCTGACCTGAGTTCATGACCTCTCCGGTTCCCGGCCGGCCGCCGTCACGACGGCAGTGGCCCCCTCGATGGAAACGACCCGGACGGGCTGCCCGGGCAGGATGGTGTCAGGGCGGGTGCGTCCGTCGGTGCGCGCAGACCACACCTCGCCCCTGAGCTTGATCCGGCCGCCGGTCTCCGTCACCGTCTCGAGCACGCGCGCCTCGCGGCCCACCAGGGCGGCCGTGCCGGTGATGGTGTCGGGCCCTTGGTGCAGGCGCCGCACGAGCGCTGGACGCAGCAGCCCGATGAGCAGCAGCGCGACGGCCACGGCGGCGAGCACCTGGAGGACGAACGGCGCCCCGAGGCCGGCCACCAGCGCCCCCGCCAGCGCGCCCACGGCCAGCATGATGAAGATCAGGTCGAACGTGGCCACCTCGACCGCGGCCAGCACGAGCGCGACGGCGAGCCAGGCCAGCGCCGGGTGCTCGGTGATCCAGGTCATGGTCCCCTCCACAGAGCGTCCCGGGTGTGTCGCACCCATCAGACGTGCCGGGGGCTCGGCTGGGTTCCCCCGGATGGCTCACCCTCCCACGCTCGTGATCAAGTGGGCCAGCACCCGCGCCGATGCACCGGACGTGAGCCTCGCGACCCCGCTACGCCGCGGTGCGGCGCTGGCGCTGCTGGTGCTGCTGCTGGCACCCGCCGGCCGCGCCGAGGCCGAGGACGCGGCGACGGCCCGAGAACGAGCCACCGCGGCCGCGCAGCGGGTACGCGACCTCACCGCCCAGCTCGACACCGCCGACGCGGCGCTGGCGCAGACGGTGAGCCAGGTGGGCCAGCAGGTCAGCGGCTTCCTGCTCGACGACGAGGCTCGCGTGGCCGCCGAGCAGGCGGCCGCCCTGGCCGCCGACCGCAGTGCCGCCTCGGCCCGCGCGCTCTACCTCAGTGGAGGTCAGGCCGGCCTGCTCAGCTCGCTGCTGGAATCCGGCGACGTGAGCGAGCTGTCGGCGCGAGCCGAGGCGGTGCAGCAGGTGCTGTCGTCGGCGCGCGCGACGGCGGACGACGCCGCAGCCCGAGCCAAGGTGGCGGCCGACGTCGCGGCGCGGTCGCAGCGACAGACCGACGCGGCCGTGGTGACAGCCGCGCAGATCGCGCTGCGCGTCGACCAGGCGCAGGCCCTGGTCGAGGCGGCTCAGGCCACGCTCGACGGGCTCTCAGCGCGGGCGCGCACGCTCACCGAGGCCGAGGACGCCGCCCGCGCGCTCGCGCAGGCGCGAGCCCGCATGGCCGCGGCACAGACCCAGGCACTGAGCCGGGTGCGCGCCCAGGCGCCGCCCGCCGTCTACTTCGATCTCTACCACGCGGCCGCCCGGACCTGCCGCGGCATGGACTGGACCCTCCTGGCTGCCGTCGGTCAGGTCGAGAGCGGTCACGGACGCAACAGCGCCGTCAGCTCAGCGGGCGCCGTCGGGCCGATGCAGTTCATGCCGAGGACCTTCGCGGCCTACGCCGTCGACGGCGACCACGACGGCCGCCTCGACCCGTGGGCACCGGCCGACGCCGTGTACACCGCGGCCCGCTACCTCTGCTCCGGCGGCGCGGGCTCGCCGTCCGGCGTGCAGGCGGCGCTGCTGCGCTACAACCACGCGCAGTGGTACGTCGATCTCGTGCTCGCGGTGCAGACGCAGCTGCGGGCGGGACCCTAGCGGGCTCGAGCCGTCCAGCGGTCGCCGTGCCGCTCGAGCACCAGGGGCAGGCCGAACGTCGCCTCGAGGTTGTGCTCGGTGAGCGTGAGCTCGAGCGGGCCCTGGGCGATGACGCGTCCCTGGCGCAGCAGCAGCACGTCGGTGAAGTGCGGGGGGATCTCCTCGACGTGGTGGGTCACGAGCACGAGGGCCGGGGCGTAGATGTCCTCGGCGATCTGGCCCAGGCGGCGCACGAGGTCCTCGCGCCCGGCCAGGTCCAGCCCCGCGGCCGGCTCGTCGAGCAGCATGAGCTCGGGGTCGGTCATGAGCGCCCGGGCGATCTGCACCCGCTTGCGCTCGCCCTCGCTGAGCGTGCCGAACGTGCGGTCGGACAGGTGGGCCACGCCGAGGGTCTCGAGCAGCGACTGGGCCCGGGCGTGGTCGAGCTCGTCGTACCGCTCGCGCCAGCGGCCCGTGACGCCGTACGAGGCGGTGACCACGACGTCGCCGACCCGCTCGGAGGCCGGGATCCGGTCAGACAGGGCCGCGCTGGCCAGACCGATCCGCGGGCGCAGCTCGAAGACGTCGGACGTGCCGAGCACCTCGCTCAGCACTGCGGCCACCCCACGCGTGGGGTGCATGCGCGCCGACGCGATCTGCAGCAGGGTGGTCTTGCCGGCACCGTTCGGACCCAGCACGACCCAGCGCTCGCCCTCGCTGACCTGCCAGCTGACGTCGTCCAGCAACGTGTTCGAACCACGGACGACCGTCACGCCGGCCAGCTCGAGCACGTCACTCATCCAGGCTCCTCGACTCGGCTGCGCAGACCGTACGGCCCGACCCTATGACACCGGCCGCCGTACCCTGGTGCGGTGACTGCACTGCCGCGCTCGGCGAGCCTCGCCCTGTGGGCGGCCCCGGTGCTGGCGGGGCGGGCGCCGCTCGACGCCCTGGTGCGCGCGGTGCAGGGTGACGACGAGCCTCACGCTGTCGACTCCGACGACGCCGACGGCCTCGACGCCTGGCCCCGACCGACCGCGCTCGGTGAGCTCGTCGAGCGGCTGGGCGCACGTGGCGTACGCGGCCTGCGACTGGTGCTGCCCGTGCCCGGCGACCCCGCCGGCCTGCCGGGGCCTGCGGCGGTCAACGAGGCGGCGCTCGACGCCGGCGAGTGCGTCGTCACGGTGGGCGGCCCACCGCTGGCGCTGGTGCCCGAAGTCGTGGAGTTCGGCTCGGCGTACGAGCTGGGTCACCAGGTGACCTGGCACGTGCTCGCCTGCGAGCCCGCCGTCGCGCCCCCGGCCACGAGCGCGAGCGACGCCGAGCGCGAGCTGCGCCAGGCACTGTTGACCGCGACCGACGTGCTCACCGAGCTCGACGTCGGCCGCTGGCGCCCCGACGCCGCCGAGCAGGTCGCGGCGCTGCGCCGCCCGGCACCCACCGGCCCCCTGCCCGCCTCGTGCTCGCCGCGCGCCGTGCGGGTGATCGACCTGGCCTGGCGGGTGCGCAGCATCGTCGAGCTCGCTCGCGAGGACGACGGCGCCGCGGTGAGCGGCTGGGAGGCGACGCGTCGCGCGCAGGAGCTGCGCGGGCTCGACACCGTGAGCCGGCGCGCGCTGGTGGCGGCGGTGAACGACGGCGAGCCCGTCAGCGTGTGAGCTCGCCGGCGACCTTCTCGTAGAGCTCGGCGGTGCGCTCGGCGATGGCCGCCCAACCGAACTCCTCGACGGCGCGCCGGCGGCCGGCGAGGCCCATGGCCCTGGCCTCGTCGGGGTCGGTCACCGCGCGCACGAGCGCTGCCGACAGGTCCCGCACGAAGCGGTCGGGATCGAGCGGGCGGCCCGTGCCGTCGTCCGACTGCTCGATGGGCACGAGGTAGCCGGTCTCGCCGTGCACGACCACCTCGGGGATGCCGCCCGTCGCCGTGCCGACCACCGGCAGCTCGCACGCCATCGCCTCGAGGTTCACGATGCCGAGCGGCTCGTACACCGACGGGCACGCGAAAGCCGTGCCGGCAGACAGCAGCGCGACGACGTCGTCGCGGGGCAGCATGCGGTCGATCCACACCACCCCCTGCCGCTCGTGCCGCAACCGGCCCACGAGCGACTCGACCTCGCGCATGATCTCCGGCGTGTCCGGCGCACCGGCGCACAGCACCAGCTGGACGTCGGGCGGCAGCGCCGCCGCAGCGCGCAGGAAGTACGGCAGCCCCTTCTGGCGAGTGATGCGCCCGACGAAGACCACGCTCGGTGCGTCCGGGTCGACGCCGAGGGCCCGCACGGCGTCCGGGCGCTCGCGGCGGGCCCAAGCCTGGGTGTCGATGCCGTTGTGGATGACGTGCACGCGGTCAGGGTCGACGTCCGGGTAGCTGCGCAGGACGTCGGCGCGCATGCCGTGGCTCACCGCGACGACGGCGGCCGCGCTCTCGTAGGCCGTGCGCTCGGCCCACGACGAGACGGCGTACCCGCCGCCGAGCTGCTCGGCCTTCCACGGCCGCAACGGTTCGAGGCTGTGGGCGGTCACCACGTGCGGCACGCCGTGCAGGAGCGAGGCGAGGTGGCCGGCGAGGTTGGCGTACCAGGTGTGCGAGTGCACGACGTCCGATCCGGCGCAGTCCTGGGCCATGGGCAGGTCGACACCGAGGGTCTGCAGCGCGGCGTTCGCGTCGGCGAGGTCCGGCAACGGCGCGTAGGCGGTGGTGTCGGGCTCGTCGCGCCGCGCCCCGAAGCAGCGCACCTGCACCTCGATGCCTTCACGCGCCCGCAGCGCTCGGACGAGCTCAGCGGCGTGCACCCCGGCTCCGCCGTAGACGTCCGGTGGGTACTCGCGGGTCAGCAGGTCGATGCGCACGCTCGCCACGGTAGTGGCGCGGAAGGCCGCGAGACACCCCTCGCGGCGGGGGTGCCTGAGGGCTAGGTTCCTGCCATGCCGACGCGTTCGCGGGACCCGAAGGTGCTGGTCATCGTGCTGGCCGGAGGCGAGGGCAAACGGCTCATGCCGCTCACCGCCGACCGCGCCAAGCCGGCCGTGCCGTTCGGGGGCATCTACCGGCTCATCGACTTCGCGCTGTCGAACGTCGTGAACTCCGGCTACCTCAAGTGCGTCGTGCTGACGCAGTACAAGTCGCACAGCCTCGACCGCCACATCACCACCACGTGGCGGATGTCGAACCTGCTGGGCAACTACGTGACGCCGGTGCCGGCCCAGCAGCGCGTCGGCAAGCGGTGGTACCTCGGCAGCGCCGACGCGATCTTCCAGAGCCTCAACCTGATCCACGACGAGCGCCCGGACATCGTCGTGGTGGTCGGCGCTGACCACGTGTACCGCATGGACTTCAGCCAGATGGTGCAGCAGCACCGCGACTCCGGCGCGGCCGCCACCGTGGCCGCGATCCGCCAACCGATCGGCCTGGCCGACCAGTTCGGCGTCATCGACGTCGACCCCGGCGACCCACGTCGCATCCGCGCGTTCCTCGAGAAGCCGACCGACCCGCAGGGCCTGCCCGACTCCGCCGGCGAGGTGCTCGCCTCGATGGGCAACTACGTCTTCACCACGGACGCGCTCATCGACGCCGTGACGCGCGACAGCGACCGCGCCGACAGCAAGCACGACATGGGTGGCGACATCGTCCCCGACTTCGTCGCCCGTGGTGAGGCCGGCGTCTACGACTTCAAGGACAACGACGTCACCGGCTCGACCCCGCGCGACCGCGACTACTGGCGAGACGTCGGCACGCTGGACTCCTACTACGACGCCCACATGGAGCTCGTGTCGGTGCACCCCGTCTTCAACCTCTACAACTACGACTGGCCGATCTACACCAACTACGGGCCGTACCCGCCGGCCAAGTTCGTGCACGGCTGGCACGGGCGCATCGGGCACGCGGTGAACTCCAACGTCTCCCCCGGTGTCGTCATCTCCGGAGCCACGGTCGAGAACTCGGTGATCTCGCCCGGCTCGTACGTGCACTCGTGGTCGAGCGTGAGCGACAGCGTGCTGCTCGACGGGGTCGAGGTGGGGCGGCACGCCGTCATCCGGCGGGCGATCATCGACAAGAACGTGGTGATCCCTGAGGGCGCGCGCATCGGCATGGACCCCGAAGAGGATCTCGCACGGGGGTTCACGGTCACCGAGTCCGGACTCGTCGTCATCGGCAAGGGCCAGCTCGTCACCGCCTGAGACGGTCTCGCGAGAGCAGCTCCCTCGCGCGGCCGCAGAGCCATGATGTTCTGGAGCTCAGCTTCGGGATCCTCGCCACCGGGTCCAGATCCTGACCTCGCCCAGGGGGGCACCGCGCCCGCTGGGTACCCTCGGCGCGTGATCGAGGTGCCGCCGCGCAGCACGGACGAGCCCACGCTGCTCGTCACCCTCACCGGTGACGACCGCCCGGGCGTCACCTCCGCCCTGTTCAGCGCCCTCGCCGCGACGCCGGCCACCGTGCTGGACGTCGAGCAGGTGGTGGTGCGGGGGCGGCTCACGCTCGCGGTGCTGCTCACCACGGGTGGCAGCGACGCCGTGCGGGCGGCGGCGCTCGACGTCGCCGACCGGCTCGACATGAAGGTGCGCTGCCGCCTGGGCACCGGTGACTCCACGCCCCGCCGCGAGGGACGCCTGCACGTCACGCTGCTCGCCGCGCCGCTGCTGCCCGCGGCTGTGGCCGCAGTAGCGCAGGAGCTCGCGGCCCAGAACGCCAACATCGACCGCATCCGCCGCATCTCGCACTGGCCGGTGACCACCATCGAGATCGACGTCTCCGGCGGCGACGTGTCGACACTGCGCCGTGCGGTCGCCGCGGCTGCCGCCGCCCACGGGGTCGACATCGCGGTCTCGCCGGCCGGCCTGGCCCGCCGCGGGCACCGGCTCGTCGTCATGGACGTCGACTCGACGCTGGTGCAGGGCGAGGTCATCGAGATGCTGGCGAGGCACAGCGGGCGGGAGGCGGAGGTCGCGGAGGTCACCGAACGCGCGATGCGCGGTGAGCTCGACTTCGCCGCGAGCCTGCACGAGCGCGTTGCGTGCCTCGAGGGCCTGCCCGCGACGGTGCTGGACGACGTCCGCGCCGCCGTCCAGCTGACTCCGGGAGCGCGCACCCTCGTACGCACGCTGCACCGGCTCGGGTTCACCGTGGCGCTCGTGTCGGGCGGCTTCGCCGAGGTCGTGCGGCCCATCGCCGACGGGCTCGGCATCGAGCACGTGGAGGCCAACCGGCTCGAGGTGGTCGACGGGCGCCTCACCGGGCGGGTCGTCGGTGACGTCGTCGACCGGGCCGGCAAGGCCGCGGCGCTGCGCCGGTTCGCCGACGCCGAGGGGCTCCCCCTGGCGCGCACCATCGCGATCGGGGACGGCGCCAACGACCTCGACATGCTGGACGCCGCGGGTCTCGGTATCGCCTTCAACGCCAAACCGGTCGTGCGCGAGCAGGCCGACGCCGCGGTCAACGTGCCCTTCCTCGACGCGGTGCTCTACCTCATCGGCATCCCGCGCGAGGAGGTCGAGGAAGCCGACGCCGAGGACGCCTGAGGCTTCACGCCCGTGGGACGGCGAAGTCCACCAGCCGGCAGGTCCGCGGGCCCAGTGCCGCCCACCCGCCTGCCAGGCGGAGCGTGGCGACTGCCGACGTGCGGAAGCCGTCGACCAGGCGTTGGGCCGCAGGCGGTTCGGCCTCGGCTGCGAGCAGCTCCACGAGCGCCGACTGCGTCGGCTCGTGACCCACGACGGCGACGACGTGGATGGCGTCGGGCAGGTCACGCAGCTGGCTGAGCACTGTCAGCGGCTGAGCCAGGTACAGCGACGGGCGGACGTCGAGAGGTGCGTCCACCTGCAGCGCGCCGGTCGCGAGGTCCCAGGTCTCACGGGCTCGCGTGGCACTCGAGCACAGCACGAGGTCGATGGGCAGCGCGTGTGCGGCCAGCCAGCGTCCGAGCGCCGGTGCGTCGCGGCGTCCCCGATGGTTGAGCGGCCGGTCGTGATCAGTGCCGCCCACGCTCTGGTCGGACTTGGCGTGCCGCACCAGCAGCAGCGTGCGTCCTGCTCCGCGCTCAGCCACGCTCCCAGTCTCCCCACCCTGCCGTGATCATGCACGCCAGCCCGCCCCAGGTGCGCTCGCGTGCATGATCACGGGAGGGGTGGGGGGTGCTCGCGGTGGTGGGAGGGCGCCAGCTCGCGCAGGCGGTCGAGGTCGACCGCCTCCCGCGCCGCCACGGCCACCCGCGCCGCCGTCACCGCGGTGAGCGTCGAGGTGCGGCGCCCACCCTGGAGCAGCGCTCGCTCGCCCAGCACCGCGCCGGGCCCGACATCGGCCAGCTCCTCCCCGTCGACGTCCACCCGCAGCACGCCGTCGAGCAGCAGGTAGACCTCGTCGCCGATCTCGCGCTGGCGGGTGAGGACGTCCCCCGCAGCCAACCGGCGCACCTCAGGTCGCCGGCCACCGCGCATGATCTGCTCCGAGAGCTGCCGCTCGAGCTCGGACTCGGCAGCCGTCACGAGCGCGGGTGAGTCCTGCGCGCTCCATGGCGTGCGCTCGCCGAAGGAGTGCGCGACCCAGGTGGACTGGTCGGTGAGCCCGCTCTTGGCCTGCAGCCGAAGGTCGGTCCCGAAGACCCAGTGCCGCGGGAACGCGCTGGCTCCGCTCAGCTGGACGTGGCTCGAGCCGTCCGCCCGCAGCGTCAGCGTGAGGGTCGTCCAGACGATCGGCGCGTTCCACTGCACGAACGGCGGGTGAGGCACCGGCCGGGGCAGGGGCACGCCGGTGCGGCCGCCGACCGTCTGGCTCAGCCGCACGCTGTCGGCCTCGACCACCGGCTCGGCCGTGATCGCGGGCAGCGACATGGCACGGAAGGTCGCACCCACGCCTGCGACCCGCACCGTCGTCGAGCCCATGACCAGACCAGATCCCGGCCCGAACCCGCCGGCGACGACCCGTCCGCCCTCGACGTCGGCCCATCCGCGCAGCAGGTTTGCGAACCGGAAGCGGTCGTCGCGGCACAACCGGTGCAGGTGCTCCTCGTCGTCGAGGGCGTCCGGCGGCGGCGGGTCGTAGTGCGCCAGGCCGACGTCGAAACCGCGGCGCAGCGCACCTCCGACCGACTCCGACGGGATCCACGACACCGAGGCTGCAGTGGCTTCGACCCGCATCATCGCCTCCCTGACGTCACGCCGTCGCCGCCATTGAAGACCCCGGGCGGTCGGATCGTCCCGGCTTTGCCCAAACCAGTCGTTGCGGCTGCACGAAACTTGCCGGGATCCGGCCGCGCCGGCCCGTCCGGAGCCCTACGGTCTCACTCATGACAGGGGGCGCCGCCTTCGATGGCCCCGCGCGCACGGCTGCCGACGAGTGCGCTGAGCTCGACCGCGCGATCGCCGCGCTCGAGGCGCAGCGCGACGTCCTCGGCGACGACGTGGTCGACACCGCCCTGCGCCCACTTCGCGATCGGCGCCAGCGCGCCGAGCGGCAGGTCAACGGCGAGCAGCGCAAGCTGGTCTCGGTGCTGTTCGCCGACCTCGTCGACTTCACCACGCTCTCGCGCGGCCTGGACGCCGAGGACACCCGGGCGGTGGTCGCGGCCTACTTCGACGCCTGGCAGAAGGTCATCACCACTCACGGCGGGGTCGTCGAGAAGTTCATCGGTGACGCCGTCATGGCGGTGTTCGGGCTGCACCACGCCCACGAGGACGACGCCCAGCGGGCGATCCGCGCCGCCCTGGCGATGCGCGACGGCCTGCCCGCGCTGAACGCGACGCTGGTCGAGCGCTACGGCGTCACGCTGGCGATGCGCGTCGGGGTCGACTCGGGCGAGGTCGTGGTGAGCACGCTCGACGAGCGCGTGGGCACCGACTTCGTGGTCGTGGGCGACACCGTCAACCGCGCGAGCCGGCTGCAGGCGGCGGCGCCGCTGAACGGCGTGCTCGTGAGCGCGGACGCCCACCGCCCGGTGCGTGGGTGGTTCGCCGTCGAGCCGCTCACGGGTTTGCACCTGAAGGGCATCGACGAGCCGGTCGACGCCTTCGTGGTGCGTTCGGAGCGCCCCCGCGGGTTCCACCTCGACCGCGCCCGCGGCGTCGAGGGCGTCGAGACGCGCACCGTCGGTCGCGACGTCGAGCTGCGCCAGCTGCAGGAGCTGCTCTGGGACACCGTGGAGGACCGCCGCTTCACCGTCGTCACGGTCGTCGGGGACGCCGGCGTCGGGAAGTCACGCCTGCTGCTGGACTTCGACCGCTGGCTCGGCGAGCGCAGCGAGGACGTGTGGTGGTTCCGGGGCCGCGCCACCGCCTCGGACCAGAACCGCGCCGGCGCCCTGCTGCGCGACATGATGGCCACGCGATTCGGCGTGCAGGAGAGCGACCCGCCGCCCGTCGTGCGAGCCAAGGCCGAGGCCGGTGTGCGCCAGGCCTTTCCCGACGAGCCGGCCGCGACGCAGCACGCTCGGACGGTCGCCGCGTGGCTGGGCTTCGAGCTGGACGACGTCGGGCCCAGCCTCCCGCGCGAGCCGCAAGCCCTGCGTGACCAGGCCACCACCTTGCTCGGCCGCTACTTCGCCCAGCTCAGTGAGAGCGCGCCCGTCGTGATCCTCGTCGAGGACCTGCACTGGGCCGACGACGGCTCCCTGCGCTGGCTCGACGCCGCCGCGGACGTCCTGCGCGAGCGGCCGGTGCTGGTGGTCGCCACCGCGCGGCGCACCTTGCTCGAGCAGCGGCCGTTGTGGGGCGAGGGGCTCGAGCACCACCGCAGGCTGGGCCTGCAGCCGCTGTCGCGCCGCGAGAGCCGCGCGCTGCTGCGCGAGCTGCTGCAGCACGTCCAGGAGCTGCCGTCCAGCGTCGTCGACCTGGTGGCCGACGCGGCAGAAGGCAACCCGTTCTACATCGAGGAGCTCGTCACCTGGCTCGTGGACGCCGGCGTCATCGAGCGCGGCTCTCCGCACTGGCGCGTGCGAGAGGACCGCATCGGCGCCGTGGCGGTGCCCTCGACGCTGCGGGGTGTGCTGCAGGCGCGCCTCGACGCGCTCACCATGGCCGAACGCGTGGTGCTGCAACGGGCGTCGGTGGTCGGTCGTGTCTTCTGGGACGACGCCGTCGACCACCTCGACGACGGCACCGCGGCGCCGACCTCAGCCGCCCTCGACCAGCTGCACCGCCGTGAGCTGGTGTTCCAGCGTGAGCAGTCGGCGTTCGACACCGCCCGGGAGTTCCTCTTCAAGCACGCGCTGCTGCGCGACGTGGCGTACGAGGGCGTGCTGCGGACGCGTCGGTCGGCCTACCACGCCCAGGCGGCGCGCTGGCTGGTCGAGGTGACCGAGCGCACCGGGCGCGTCGACGAGTACGCGGCACTCATCGCCGAGCACCTCGATCGCGCGGGTGATCCCGCCGCCGCGCGGTGGTACCTGCGGGCCGCGTACCACGCGAGGTCGATCCACGCGCTCACCGAGGCGGTGCGCCTGCTCACGCGCGGGATCGACCTCAGCGCGGACGCCGAGGCTCCGCTGCGGTTCGACCTGCTCGCGGCCCGCGAGCAGGTGCTCGACCGCATGGGGGAACGCGCCAGACAGCTCGCCGACCTCGACTCCATGGCCGAGATCGCCCGGCGGCTGGACGACCCGGGGCGACACGTGGTGCTGCTCGCCAGCCGCTCACAGGCGGCCTTCGAGAACAGCGAGTACGACCGGGCCTCCCAGAGCGCTCGCGAGGCGGCCGAGGTGGCGGCCCGTGCCGGTCTCGTGCGCGAGGAGGCCGAGGCCCTGCTGTGGTGGGGCAAGTCGTTGACGTGGCACGGTCACAACGTCGAGGCACGGCGGGTGCTCGACCAGGCCCTGCGCCGGGCCCGCGACGCCGTCGACCAGGGCCTGGAGGCCGAGACGCTGCGGTACCTGTCGATGCTCTCGGGCAACCAGGGCGAGTACGGCACGGCGCTCGAGCTGCTGCACCAGGCGCAGGAGGTGCTGCGCGAGTCCGGCGACACCGAGGCCCGCAGCGTCGTCCTGGCCCAGACGGCCACGGCGCTGTTCCAGCTCGGGCGGTACGCCGAGGCCCAGGCCGTGCTGGAGCAGGCGCTGCCGGTGTTCCGGCTGTCCGGCCACCGGTACCGCGTGGGCATCGCCCTCGGCAACCTGGCGAGCACGGGCCTGATGCTGCGCCGGGTCGCCGAGGCGCGGCGCTGGTGCGACGAGGCCATCGAGATCTCGACGGCGCTCGACGACCGCGAGAGCCTGGCGACCAACCTCGACGTGCTCGCCCAGCTCGACGTCGTCCTGGGCCGGTGGAACGCGGCGGCGGAGCGCCTGAGGGCCGCCTT
Protein-coding sequences here:
- the glgC gene encoding glucose-1-phosphate adenylyltransferase; translation: MPTRSRDPKVLVIVLAGGEGKRLMPLTADRAKPAVPFGGIYRLIDFALSNVVNSGYLKCVVLTQYKSHSLDRHITTTWRMSNLLGNYVTPVPAQQRVGKRWYLGSADAIFQSLNLIHDERPDIVVVVGADHVYRMDFSQMVQQHRDSGAAATVAAIRQPIGLADQFGVIDVDPGDPRRIRAFLEKPTDPQGLPDSAGEVLASMGNYVFTTDALIDAVTRDSDRADSKHDMGGDIVPDFVARGEAGVYDFKDNDVTGSTPRDRDYWRDVGTLDSYYDAHMELVSVHPVFNLYNYDWPIYTNYGPYPPAKFVHGWHGRIGHAVNSNVSPGVVISGATVENSVISPGSYVHSWSSVSDSVLLDGVEVGRHAVIRRAIIDKNVVIPEGARIGMDPEEDLARGFTVTESGLVVIGKGQLVTA
- the serB gene encoding phosphoserine phosphatase SerB, with the protein product MFWSSASGSSPPGPDPDLAQGGTAPAGYPRRVIEVPPRSTDEPTLLVTLTGDDRPGVTSALFSALAATPATVLDVEQVVVRGRLTLAVLLTTGGSDAVRAAALDVADRLDMKVRCRLGTGDSTPRREGRLHVTLLAAPLLPAAVAAVAQELAAQNANIDRIRRISHWPVTTIEIDVSGGDVSTLRRAVAAAAAAHGVDIAVSPAGLARRGHRLVVMDVDSTLVQGEVIEMLARHSGREAEVAEVTERAMRGELDFAASLHERVACLEGLPATVLDDVRAAVQLTPGARTLVRTLHRLGFTVALVSGGFAEVVRPIADGLGIEHVEANRLEVVDGRLTGRVVGDVVDRAGKAAALRRFADAEGLPLARTIAIGDGANDLDMLDAAGLGIAFNAKPVVREQADAAVNVPFLDAVLYLIGIPREEVEEADAEDA
- a CDS encoding histidine phosphatase family protein, with the protein product MAERGAGRTLLLVRHAKSDQSVGGTDHDRPLNHRGRRDAPALGRWLAAHALPIDLVLCSSATRARETWDLATGALQVDAPLDVRPSLYLAQPLTVLSQLRDLPDAIHVVAVVGHEPTQSALVELLAAEAEPPAAQRLVDGFRTSAVATLRLAGGWAALGPRTCRLVDFAVPRA
- a CDS encoding cyclic nucleotide-binding domain-containing protein, producing MRVEATAASVSWIPSESVGGALRRGFDVGLAHYDPPPPDALDDEEHLHRLCRDDRFRFANLLRGWADVEGGRVVAGGFGPGSGLVMGSTTVRVAGVGATFRAMSLPAITAEPVVEADSVRLSQTVGGRTGVPLPRPVPHPPFVQWNAPIVWTTLTLTLRADGSSHVQLSGASAFPRHWVFGTDLRLQAKSGLTDQSTWVAHSFGERTPWSAQDSPALVTAAESELERQLSEQIMRGGRRPEVRRLAAGDVLTRQREIGDEVYLLLDGVLRVDVDGEELADVGPGAVLGERALLQGGRRTSTLTAVTAARVAVAAREAVDLDRLRELAPSHHREHPPPLP